One Sanguibacter sp. HDW7 DNA window includes the following coding sequences:
- a CDS encoding ATP-dependent helicase — MTPDEILDALDPDQRAVAEVVHGPVVVLAGAGTGKTRAITHRIAYGVRAGYYPAASVLAVTFTARAAGEMRARLRALGVGGVQARTFHAAALRQVGYFWPKIVGGAPPRIVEQKAQIVAHAATALGISVDRLAVRDISSEIEWAKVSLVPADGYAEAVAALRREPPAGLEAQTVARLLRAYEDTKNNRALMDFEDVLLYLADMIGSHTSVANEIRQQYRRFVVDEYQDVSPLQQLVLDQWMGPRRDLCVVGDPSQTIYSFTGATPRHLLEFRKRFPDATEVRLVRDYRSTPQVVGAANALLADPRARTYAGLELRAQRPAGPPVGRSVHDDDEAEAAFVASRAARLVASGVRASEIAVLFRTNAQSAVLENAFVDAGVPYLVRGGERFFQRKEVRDALVLLRGAARAVDPDVPLGEAVRDVLLNAGWSPEPPATRGAVRERWEAMQALVALADDLAQREGADVRMLVAELDERAAAQHAPTVEGVTLASLHAAKGLEWDAVFLVGLSEGLMPISLATDPASVAEEKRLLYVGITRAREHLHLSWARSRGGSGRASRKRSRFLEHLGADATGARRGTVVHDRSEGPDPVLLDALRRWRDLRAEDIGRPVHVVVTDVTLEEVATLRPTTLAELADVRGLGADRLDRYADDLLRILEQHRS, encoded by the coding sequence ATGACTCCCGACGAGATCCTTGACGCCCTCGACCCCGACCAGCGCGCTGTCGCTGAGGTGGTGCACGGGCCCGTGGTCGTGCTCGCGGGCGCGGGCACGGGCAAGACGCGGGCGATCACGCACCGCATCGCGTACGGCGTGCGCGCGGGCTACTACCCGGCGGCGTCGGTGCTCGCGGTGACGTTCACGGCGCGTGCGGCGGGGGAGATGCGTGCGCGGCTTCGGGCGCTCGGCGTGGGTGGCGTGCAGGCGCGCACGTTCCACGCGGCGGCGCTGCGGCAGGTCGGGTACTTCTGGCCGAAGATCGTCGGCGGTGCACCGCCGCGCATCGTCGAGCAGAAGGCGCAGATCGTCGCGCACGCCGCGACGGCGCTCGGCATCTCGGTGGACCGGCTCGCGGTGCGCGACATCTCCTCGGAGATCGAGTGGGCGAAGGTCTCGCTCGTCCCGGCCGACGGCTACGCGGAGGCCGTCGCGGCGCTGCGGCGCGAGCCCCCGGCGGGGCTCGAGGCGCAGACGGTCGCGCGCCTGCTGCGCGCGTACGAGGACACGAAGAACAACCGCGCGCTCATGGACTTCGAGGACGTGCTGCTCTACCTCGCGGACATGATCGGCTCGCACACGTCGGTCGCGAACGAGATCCGGCAGCAGTACCGGCGCTTCGTCGTCGACGAGTACCAGGACGTCTCGCCCCTGCAGCAGCTCGTCCTCGACCAGTGGATGGGGCCGCGCCGCGACCTGTGCGTCGTCGGCGACCCGTCGCAGACCATCTACTCGTTCACGGGTGCGACCCCGCGTCACCTGCTCGAGTTCCGCAAGCGCTTCCCGGATGCGACCGAGGTCCGCCTCGTGCGGGACTACCGCTCGACGCCGCAGGTCGTGGGCGCGGCGAACGCGCTGCTCGCGGACCCGCGCGCGCGGACGTACGCGGGCCTCGAGCTCAGGGCGCAGCGGCCGGCGGGTCCGCCCGTGGGCCGGTCCGTGCACGACGACGACGAGGCGGAGGCAGCGTTCGTCGCCTCGCGTGCCGCGCGGCTCGTCGCCTCGGGCGTGCGCGCGAGCGAGATCGCGGTGCTCTTCCGGACGAACGCCCAGTCGGCGGTTCTCGAGAACGCGTTCGTCGACGCGGGCGTGCCCTACCTCGTGCGCGGCGGCGAGCGGTTCTTCCAGCGCAAGGAGGTGCGCGACGCGCTCGTCCTGCTGCGCGGAGCGGCCCGTGCGGTCGATCCCGACGTGCCGCTCGGCGAGGCCGTGCGCGACGTCCTGCTCAACGCCGGCTGGTCGCCCGAGCCGCCCGCGACGCGTGGCGCCGTGCGGGAGCGCTGGGAGGCCATGCAGGCGCTCGTCGCGCTCGCGGACGATCTCGCCCAGCGTGAGGGCGCGGACGTCCGGATGCTCGTCGCAGAGCTGGACGAGCGTGCCGCGGCGCAGCATGCGCCGACGGTCGAGGGTGTGACGCTCGCGTCGCTCCACGCCGCGAAGGGCCTCGAGTGGGACGCCGTGTTCCTCGTGGGGCTGAGCGAGGGCCTCATGCCGATCTCGCTCGCGACGGACCCGGCGTCGGTCGCTGAGGAGAAGCGCCTGCTCTACGTCGGTATCACGCGTGCCCGCGAGCACCTGCACCTCTCGTGGGCACGTTCGCGCGGCGGCTCGGGACGCGCCTCACGGAAGCGTTCGCGCTTCCTCGAGCACCTCGGCGCCGACGCCACCGGGGCGCGGCGGGGCACCGTCGTCCACGACCGCAGCGAGGGTCCTGACCCGGTGCTGCTCGACGCGCTGCGCCGCTGGCGCGACCTGCGCGCGGAGGACATCGGGCGGCCCGTGCACGTCGTCGTCACGGACGTCACGCTCGAGGAGGTCGCGACCCTGCGGCCGACGACGCTCGCCGAGCTCGCCGACGTGCGAGGGCTCGGCGCGGACCGTCTCGACCGGTACGCGGACGACCTCCTGCGCATCCTCGAGCAGCACCGGTCCTGA
- a CDS encoding mycoredoxin — MYSTTWCGYCTRLKSQLDSAGIGYTEVNIEEVPGTTDYVASVNGGDWVVPTVVFPDGTAATNPSLAQVKARLA, encoded by the coding sequence ATGTACTCGACGACGTGGTGCGGCTACTGCACGCGCCTGAAGTCGCAGCTCGACTCCGCGGGCATCGGGTACACCGAGGTGAACATCGAGGAGGTCCCCGGCACGACGGACTACGTCGCGTCGGTCAACGGCGGCGACTGGGTCGTCCCGACGGTCGTGTTCCCCGACGGCACCGCGGCGACGAACCCGTCGCTCGCGCAGGTCAAGGCCCGCCTGGCCTGA
- a CDS encoding DEAD/DEAH box helicase, whose translation MARAGGSRSGNARGGSGGSGGQRRRDGDDGLAGVLAGVAREIDAAVRKPPTRPAVRTKFQVVALLVREERARVQGDGTLSAAKRTHELKRLDGVATSLARIAVRDTSLLSLLAEDAKVSAAAHTYRTTILRAAGVEMPEPVVEEPEPEPVVERTASRRVEPRSAVSRRLANPFLAPNFEAVAERQAARPRRLAGWELLEPLFRSFEVAGTGEAACMPLPDGTLAAAPPGRQLMHHQAQVVHAAAGGHRTFLLADEPGLGKTAQALLAAQAAGAFPLLVVAPNVVKTNWAHEARLWVPQRRVTVIHGDGDGSGDGAQVDAFADVIIINYEILDRHVGWLGELGFRGMVVDEAHFIKNRSSQRSRNVLTLSERIRERTAKPLLVALTGTPLINSVEDFRAIWQFLGWIDEKLPVGGLMTALEDTGLSPGEPGFYSAARRAVVDMGIVRRRKVDVIADIPERRVADLPVEIDGALGRSIRASEEALTRRMVEHYTTALAHRSGEAVDGVDLVLARRVAASELKDSTSKAKGENIFTMVRRLGQAKAGLAADYTAQLARNVGKVVFFAKHVDVMDEAERIFTERGISFVAIRGDQSARARAHAVKAFTEDDDVKVVVCSLMAAGVGLNLQVASNLVLAELPWTDAEQTQAIDRVHRIGQDEPVTAWRIVAAQTIDAKIAELIDAKSGLAARALDGADIDDDASSTDVQLEALVALLVGALEGAAS comes from the coding sequence GTGGCACGAGCAGGCGGCAGCCGGTCCGGGAACGCCCGTGGCGGCTCGGGCGGTTCTGGCGGCCAGCGTCGGCGGGACGGCGACGACGGTCTGGCCGGGGTGCTCGCGGGCGTCGCCCGTGAGATCGACGCTGCGGTGCGCAAGCCTCCGACGCGCCCTGCGGTGCGGACGAAGTTCCAGGTCGTCGCGCTCCTCGTGCGCGAGGAGCGTGCGCGCGTCCAGGGCGACGGGACGCTCTCGGCCGCGAAGCGCACGCACGAGCTCAAGCGCCTCGACGGCGTCGCGACGTCGCTCGCGAGGATCGCGGTGCGCGACACCTCGCTCCTCTCGCTGCTCGCGGAGGACGCGAAGGTCTCGGCCGCTGCGCACACCTACCGGACGACGATCCTGCGCGCCGCGGGCGTCGAGATGCCCGAGCCGGTCGTCGAGGAGCCCGAGCCCGAGCCGGTCGTCGAGCGAACCGCCTCGCGCCGCGTCGAGCCTCGGTCCGCCGTGTCCCGCCGCCTCGCCAACCCGTTCCTCGCACCGAACTTCGAGGCGGTCGCCGAGCGTCAGGCGGCCCGGCCGCGCCGGCTGGCCGGCTGGGAGCTGCTCGAGCCGTTGTTCCGGTCGTTCGAGGTCGCCGGGACGGGCGAGGCTGCGTGCATGCCTCTCCCGGACGGGACGCTCGCGGCCGCTCCGCCCGGGCGCCAGCTCATGCACCACCAGGCGCAGGTCGTGCATGCCGCGGCCGGCGGTCACCGCACGTTCCTCCTCGCCGACGAGCCGGGGCTCGGCAAGACGGCGCAGGCGCTCCTCGCCGCGCAGGCGGCCGGGGCCTTCCCGCTGCTCGTCGTGGCGCCGAACGTCGTCAAGACGAACTGGGCGCACGAGGCGCGGCTGTGGGTCCCGCAGCGGCGCGTGACGGTCATCCACGGTGACGGTGACGGCAGCGGCGACGGGGCTCAGGTCGACGCGTTCGCGGACGTCATCATCATCAACTACGAGATCCTCGACCGGCACGTCGGCTGGCTCGGCGAGCTCGGCTTCCGCGGCATGGTCGTCGACGAGGCGCACTTCATCAAGAACCGGTCGTCGCAGCGTTCGCGCAACGTCCTCACGCTCTCCGAGCGCATCCGGGAGCGCACGGCGAAGCCGCTGCTCGTCGCGCTCACCGGGACGCCTCTCATCAACTCGGTCGAGGACTTCCGGGCGATCTGGCAGTTCCTCGGGTGGATCGACGAGAAGCTGCCCGTCGGCGGCCTCATGACCGCGCTCGAGGACACGGGGCTCAGCCCGGGCGAGCCCGGGTTCTACTCGGCGGCGCGACGGGCAGTCGTCGACATGGGCATCGTGAGGCGTCGCAAGGTCGACGTCATCGCCGACATCCCCGAGCGGCGGGTCGCGGACCTCCCGGTCGAGATCGACGGTGCGCTGGGTCGGTCGATCCGTGCGTCGGAGGAGGCTCTCACGCGGCGCATGGTCGAGCACTACACGACGGCGCTCGCCCACAGGTCGGGGGAGGCCGTCGACGGGGTGGACCTCGTGCTCGCGCGTCGTGTTGCGGCGTCCGAGCTCAAGGACTCCACGTCGAAGGCGAAGGGCGAGAACATCTTCACGATGGTGCGCCGCCTCGGACAGGCCAAGGCGGGTCTCGCGGCCGACTACACGGCGCAGCTCGCACGCAACGTCGGCAAGGTCGTGTTCTTCGCCAAGCACGTCGACGTCATGGACGAGGCGGAGCGGATCTTCACGGAGCGGGGCATCTCGTTCGTCGCGATCCGTGGCGACCAGAGCGCCCGCGCCCGGGCGCACGCCGTCAAGGCCTTCACGGAGGACGACGACGTGAAGGTGGTGGTGTGCTCGCTCATGGCGGCGGGCGTCGGCCTCAATCTCCAGGTGGCGTCGAACCTTGTGCTTGCCGAGCTGCCGTGGACGGACGCCGAGCAGACCCAGGCGATCGACCGCGTCCACCGCATCGGTCAGGACGAGCCTGTCACGGCGTGGCGGATCGTCGCTGCGCAGACGATCGACGCGAAGATCGCCGAGCTCATCGACGCGAAGTCGGGGCTCGCCGCGCGGGCTCTCGACGGCGCCGACATCGACGACGACGCCTCGTCGACCGACGTGCAGCTCGAGGCGCTCGTCGCGCTGCTCGTCGGGGCGCTCGAGGGCGCCGCGTCCTGA
- the nudC gene encoding NAD(+) diphosphatase, whose amino-acid sequence MPTDWSSLPLSRTGTDRAAARRTEPRNLARLLAAPSTRVLLVRGGELALEPGAGHRLALVPAAEAAPAAGQALVCDLGRSPRDGGTDVLALVVPASRPGVGIEGVEAPTPAEGLAAGRRWGALRDVGHLLDGHDAGLATAAVALAAWHARAPRCPSCGEPTVPVASGWARRCEDEGVEHYPRTDPAVIMAVVDADDRLLLGHAAHWPERRFSTLAGFVEAGEAAEAAVRREVLEETAVVVGRVEFRASQPWPFPASLMLGFVARAETTTVTTDDVEVTDARWFTRAGLAADVAAGRVLLPMRSSIARALIEEWFGGELDEPV is encoded by the coding sequence ATGCCGACCGACTGGTCCTCCCTGCCGCTGTCCCGCACGGGCACCGACCGCGCCGCGGCGCGGCGGACCGAGCCCAGGAACCTCGCGCGGCTCCTGGCCGCGCCGTCGACGCGCGTGCTGCTCGTCCGCGGCGGGGAGCTCGCGCTCGAGCCGGGTGCGGGGCACCGCCTCGCGCTCGTGCCCGCGGCCGAGGCCGCGCCGGCGGCCGGGCAGGCGCTCGTGTGCGACCTCGGCAGGTCGCCGCGCGACGGCGGCACGGACGTGCTCGCGCTCGTCGTGCCCGCGTCGCGTCCGGGCGTCGGCATCGAGGGTGTCGAGGCGCCGACACCCGCGGAGGGACTCGCGGCGGGGCGTCGTTGGGGTGCGCTGCGGGACGTGGGGCACCTGCTCGACGGGCACGACGCGGGCCTCGCGACGGCCGCGGTCGCGCTCGCGGCGTGGCACGCGCGGGCTCCTCGCTGCCCGTCGTGCGGCGAACCGACGGTTCCGGTGGCGTCGGGCTGGGCACGTCGCTGCGAGGACGAGGGCGTCGAGCACTACCCGCGGACGGATCCCGCGGTCATCATGGCGGTCGTCGACGCGGACGACCGCCTGCTGCTCGGGCACGCCGCGCACTGGCCGGAGCGGCGCTTCTCGACGCTCGCGGGCTTCGTCGAGGCGGGCGAGGCGGCGGAGGCTGCGGTGCGCCGCGAGGTGCTCGAGGAGACGGCCGTCGTCGTCGGCCGCGTCGAGTTCCGGGCGTCGCAGCCGTGGCCGTTCCCGGCCTCGCTCATGCTCGGGTTCGTCGCGCGCGCGGAGACGACGACGGTGACGACGGACGACGTCGAGGTGACGGATGCCCGCTGGTTCACACGCGCCGGGCTCGCGGCGGACGTCGCGGCGGGGCGGGTGCTGCTGCCCATGAGGTCGTCGATCGCGCGGGCGCTCATCGAGGAGTGGTTCGGCGGGGAGCTCGACGAGCCGGTCTGA
- a CDS encoding phosphotransferase: MHRSDLALAALATAAVPGMRAVEVSKVASDGDDDIALVIDDERRRWMVRSPRDTVAGASLEAEMALLRSFGAYVDSGRLPFAVPAPAGFAQLDEGGRAVVYPEIPGTALPVESLRPGPGLARAVGQAIAALHELPASLVEDAGLPAYSADDYRRRRLAELDEAAATGRVPVRLLRRWEASLEDVAVWRYRPVVTHGDLGADHVLVAQQTVNGILDWSSCQVADPADDLAWLVVVAPADAVESVLEAYRQARTELSDTHLVDRAHLVSELALVRWLLHGVHQGDEQIQADAVEMMLDLDDTLHPAGESPATGSVRVSAGVAAGVTLAEAVPVEATEVADGTAIVSSRSAASGVSAASGLSAASGVSAASAATGAFEAVDEAPTPAAHVPTAATEAIDVADARAAWAAYDDAPASSAEGSDWVVSPVETSAQDDQDDEAPAEDTSGTPSSDDDAQRD; encoded by the coding sequence ATGCACCGCTCCGACCTCGCCCTCGCCGCCCTCGCGACCGCCGCCGTCCCCGGCATGCGCGCCGTCGAGGTGAGCAAGGTCGCGTCCGACGGCGACGACGACATCGCGCTCGTCATCGACGACGAGCGCCGCCGCTGGATGGTCCGCTCGCCCCGCGACACCGTCGCCGGCGCGAGCCTCGAGGCCGAGATGGCGCTCCTGCGCTCCTTCGGCGCCTACGTCGACTCCGGCCGGCTGCCGTTCGCCGTCCCCGCGCCTGCCGGCTTCGCACAGCTCGACGAGGGCGGGCGCGCCGTCGTCTACCCCGAGATCCCCGGCACGGCGCTGCCCGTCGAGTCGCTGCGCCCCGGCCCCGGCCTCGCGCGCGCCGTCGGGCAGGCGATCGCCGCGCTCCACGAGCTGCCCGCCTCGCTCGTCGAGGACGCCGGGCTGCCCGCCTACTCCGCCGACGACTACCGGCGCCGACGCCTCGCCGAGCTCGACGAGGCCGCCGCGACCGGCCGCGTCCCCGTGCGGCTCCTGCGCCGCTGGGAGGCCTCGCTCGAGGACGTCGCCGTGTGGCGCTACCGGCCCGTCGTCACGCACGGCGACCTCGGCGCCGACCACGTGCTCGTCGCCCAGCAGACCGTCAACGGCATCCTCGACTGGTCGTCCTGCCAGGTCGCCGACCCCGCCGACGACCTCGCATGGCTCGTCGTCGTCGCCCCGGCCGACGCCGTCGAGTCCGTCCTCGAGGCCTATCGGCAGGCCCGCACCGAGCTCTCCGACACCCATCTCGTCGACCGCGCGCACCTCGTGAGCGAGCTGGCGCTCGTCCGCTGGCTCCTCCACGGCGTCCACCAGGGCGACGAGCAGATCCAGGCTGACGCCGTCGAGATGATGCTCGACCTCGACGACACGCTCCACCCCGCCGGAGAGTCGCCTGCGACCGGCAGCGTCCGCGTGAGCGCGGGCGTCGCCGCAGGCGTCACGCTCGCTGAGGCGGTGCCGGTCGAGGCGACCGAGGTCGCCGACGGCACGGCCATCGTCAGCAGCAGGAGCGCCGCCTCCGGCGTGAGCGCTGCGTCCGGGCTGAGCGCCGCTTCTGGAGTGAGCGCCGCGAGCGCCGCGACGGGAGCGTTCGAAGCCGTGGACGAGGCCCCCACCCCCGCCGCGCACGTCCCCACGGCCGCGACCGAGGCGATCGACGTCGCCGACGCCCGTGCGGCCTGGGCCGCGTACGACGACGCGCCGGCATCGTCTGCCGAGGGCTCGGACTGGGTCGTGTCGCCCGTGGAGACGTCCGCGCAGGACGACCAGGACGACGAGGCACCTGCCGAGGACACCTCAGGCACCCCGTCGTCGGACGACGACGCGCAGCGCGACTGA
- a CDS encoding ATP-dependent DNA helicase — MSPDAPTPRFSAADIADRLGQFRPTDEQTAVIEAPLEPVLVVAGAGSGKTETMSARVVYLVANGLVAPDEVLGLTFTRKAAGELAERIRRRLRTLAAASRADGEAVPWAAAADDDAGAALLGALARPVVATYNSYASGLVREHGLRLGIEPGARLLGEASQWQLAHDIVERWTGELTITSATSTVVDAVRSMSQSLGEHLLPTDEARRRMQAIIDAMLATPEVTKGRKGVRAPVRDLAALLGHRIELLDLVDEYRRRKAATDSLDFSDQVALGARLAEDFGEVGAGERARYRVVLLDEYQDTSFAQARMLGALFGDGHAVTAVGDPHQSIYGWRGASASGLARFGEIFRAGAGLHHLSLSTSWRNDRTVLDAANAVAAPLRRAQEGAGLEVRTLGTRPGAGSGTVASIFTTTEDEEAAAVAEEIAARWRPRSHPDGARSAAVLCRARMQFGPLEAALRALGLPVEVVGLGGLLEAPEVVDLRALLEVVHDPSRGDSLMRLLTGPWVDLGVADLLALADRARDLAHRQRLARRPSVAGDDDREGAGTDAGTTPGEVVPESDASDETTIVDVLDELPPPGWTSHDGRALTPEGHERLVRLAGVVERLRARTYLSVPELVVECERTMGLDIEAGLLGPGHAGRARANLDAFRDLALTFVDGSDLPTLGAFLTWLDATASVNERLDGALTEPDPDAVQIVTVHAAKGLEWDVVAVTGLTDGKFPSTATQATDKDGEAKAPTHTAWLTGLGTLPFPLRGDAPDLPRLAYDSAEDHADMAANLTLFTEDAGEHQVAEERRLAYVAYTRAREHLLLTGSWFRGEAARPNPPSTFLVELVDAGLLAATGWAEPPEGENPTLAAEHTAVWPRGVAVPEALARAARRVEEARVVRRAREAARSSTDDWTVPHDGTGKKAAARPMTEATSSTDATPVTDLAATAAMLLAERELRSRSVTEVDVPSHVSASAMVRMATDRAEYALALRRPVPSAPSVHARRGTTFHAWVEQHFAAPALIDVLDLDDADDEAPDAELDALKETFLATPWADLVPVAIEVDIESPLAGVMTRSRIDAVFPDPEHPGTDRVVVVDWKTGREPRDADAAAAREVQLAVYRLAWARWTGLPLDKVDAAFCYVGSGTTVRPQKLRDESQLEALLRGEA; from the coding sequence ATGAGCCCCGACGCCCCGACCCCGAGGTTCTCGGCCGCGGACATCGCCGACCGCCTCGGCCAGTTCCGCCCGACGGACGAGCAGACGGCCGTCATCGAGGCGCCGCTCGAGCCCGTGCTCGTCGTCGCGGGCGCCGGCTCGGGCAAGACCGAGACGATGTCCGCACGCGTCGTCTACCTCGTCGCCAACGGGCTCGTCGCGCCCGACGAGGTCCTCGGCCTGACCTTCACACGCAAGGCTGCCGGTGAGCTCGCCGAGCGCATCCGGCGCCGCCTGCGCACGCTCGCGGCGGCCTCGCGCGCCGACGGCGAGGCCGTGCCCTGGGCCGCTGCGGCCGACGACGATGCGGGTGCCGCGCTGCTCGGGGCGCTCGCCCGGCCCGTCGTCGCGACGTACAACTCCTACGCGTCGGGGCTCGTGCGTGAGCACGGCCTGCGCCTCGGCATCGAGCCGGGCGCCCGGCTGCTGGGGGAGGCAAGCCAGTGGCAGCTCGCCCACGACATCGTCGAGAGGTGGACGGGCGAGCTGACGATCACGTCGGCGACGAGCACCGTGGTCGACGCGGTCCGCAGCATGTCGCAGTCCCTCGGCGAGCACCTCCTGCCGACCGACGAGGCCCGCCGCCGCATGCAGGCGATCATCGACGCGATGCTCGCGACACCCGAGGTCACCAAGGGACGCAAGGGCGTCCGCGCACCCGTCCGGGATCTCGCGGCGCTGCTCGGGCACCGCATCGAGCTGCTCGACCTCGTCGACGAGTACCGCCGCCGCAAGGCCGCGACGGACTCGCTCGACTTCTCCGACCAGGTCGCGCTCGGCGCGCGCCTCGCGGAGGACTTCGGCGAGGTGGGGGCGGGGGAGCGCGCCCGCTACCGGGTCGTGCTGCTCGACGAGTACCAGGACACGTCGTTCGCGCAGGCGCGCATGCTCGGCGCGCTCTTCGGCGACGGGCACGCCGTCACAGCGGTCGGCGACCCGCACCAGTCGATCTACGGCTGGCGCGGTGCGAGCGCGTCCGGCCTCGCACGCTTCGGCGAGATCTTCCGCGCCGGCGCGGGGCTCCACCACCTGTCGCTGTCGACGTCGTGGCGCAACGACCGGACCGTGCTCGACGCCGCGAACGCCGTCGCCGCGCCGCTGCGTCGCGCGCAGGAGGGCGCGGGCCTCGAGGTCCGCACCCTCGGCACACGTCCGGGCGCGGGCTCCGGGACCGTCGCGAGCATCTTCACGACGACGGAGGACGAGGAAGCTGCCGCTGTCGCCGAGGAGATCGCCGCACGCTGGCGTCCCCGCTCGCACCCCGACGGCGCCCGGAGCGCGGCCGTGCTGTGCCGCGCGCGCATGCAGTTCGGTCCGCTCGAGGCCGCGCTGCGGGCGCTCGGCCTGCCCGTCGAGGTCGTCGGTCTCGGCGGGCTGCTCGAGGCGCCCGAGGTCGTCGACCTTCGCGCGCTCCTCGAGGTCGTTCACGACCCCTCGCGCGGTGACTCGCTCATGCGCCTGCTCACAGGCCCGTGGGTCGACCTCGGCGTCGCTGACCTCCTCGCGCTCGCTGACCGGGCGCGCGACCTCGCGCACCGGCAGCGGCTCGCGCGCAGACCGTCCGTGGCGGGCGACGACGACCGCGAGGGCGCGGGCACGGACGCCGGGACCACGCCCGGCGAGGTCGTGCCGGAGTCCGACGCAAGCGACGAGACGACGATCGTCGACGTCCTCGACGAGCTGCCCCCTCCCGGGTGGACGAGCCACGACGGCCGGGCGCTCACGCCCGAGGGCCACGAGCGGCTCGTCCGGCTCGCAGGCGTCGTCGAACGGCTCCGCGCCCGGACGTACCTCTCGGTGCCCGAGCTCGTCGTCGAGTGCGAGCGCACCATGGGGCTCGACATCGAGGCGGGGCTGCTCGGCCCGGGTCACGCGGGGCGCGCCCGCGCCAACCTCGACGCGTTCCGGGATCTCGCGCTCACCTTCGTCGACGGCTCCGACCTGCCGACGCTCGGCGCGTTCCTCACCTGGCTCGACGCGACGGCGAGCGTGAACGAGCGGCTCGACGGAGCGCTCACCGAGCCCGACCCGGACGCCGTGCAGATCGTCACGGTCCACGCCGCCAAGGGCCTCGAGTGGGACGTCGTCGCCGTCACAGGTCTCACCGACGGCAAGTTCCCCTCGACGGCCACGCAGGCGACCGACAAGGACGGCGAGGCCAAGGCCCCGACCCACACCGCGTGGCTCACGGGCCTCGGCACGCTGCCCTTCCCGCTGCGCGGCGACGCCCCGGACCTGCCGCGGCTCGCGTACGACTCGGCCGAGGACCACGCGGACATGGCTGCGAACCTCACGCTCTTCACGGAGGACGCGGGCGAGCACCAGGTCGCCGAGGAGCGCCGGCTCGCGTACGTCGCGTACACGCGGGCTCGCGAGCACCTGCTGCTCACGGGCTCGTGGTTCCGAGGCGAGGCCGCGCGGCCCAACCCGCCGAGCACGTTTCTCGTCGAGCTCGTCGACGCCGGGCTCCTCGCCGCGACCGGATGGGCCGAGCCGCCCGAGGGCGAGAACCCGACGCTCGCCGCCGAGCACACCGCCGTGTGGCCCCGTGGTGTCGCCGTGCCCGAGGCGCTCGCACGGGCGGCCCGTCGCGTGGAGGAGGCTCGCGTCGTGCGCCGTGCGCGCGAGGCTGCGCGGTCCAGCACGGACGACTGGACGGTCCCGCACGACGGGACCGGGAAGAAGGCGGCCGCCCGGCCGATGACCGAGGCGACCTCGTCGACCGATGCCACCCCGGTGACCGACCTCGCCGCGACCGCTGCGATGCTCCTCGCGGAGCGCGAGCTCCGCAGCCGGTCCGTCACCGAGGTCGACGTGCCGTCGCACGTCTCGGCGTCCGCGATGGTGCGCATGGCGACGGACCGTGCCGAGTACGCGCTCGCGCTGCGCCGCCCGGTGCCGTCGGCGCCGTCGGTGCACGCGCGACGGGGCACGACGTTCCACGCGTGGGTCGAGCAGCATTTCGCGGCGCCCGCGCTCATCGACGTCCTCGACCTCGACGACGCGGACGACGAGGCGCCCGACGCGGAGCTCGACGCGCTCAAGGAGACGTTCCTCGCGACGCCGTGGGCCGATCTCGTGCCAGTCGCGATCGAGGTCGACATCGAGAGTCCGCTCGCCGGCGTCATGACGCGCTCGCGCATCGATGCGGTCTTCCCCGATCCCGAGCATCCAGGCACGGACCGAGTGGTCGTCGTCGACTGGAAGACCGGACGTGAGCCCCGCGACGCGGACGCAGCGGCGGCGCGCGAGGTCCAGCTCGCGGTCTACCGGCTCGCGTGGGCGCGGTGGACAGGGCTGCCTCTCGACAAGGTCGACGCGGCGTTCTGCTACGTCGGCTCGGGCACGACGGTCCGCCCGCAGAAGCTGCGCGACGAGTCGCAGCTCGAGGCGCTGCTCCGCGGTGAGGCGTAG